The Jiangella alba genome includes the window CACCGAGAGGTCGGTCTCGAGCGTGCGGCTCTTGATCTCGTCGAAGATCTCGTCCTGCAGCGCCTTCGTGTGCGCCGTGGCCGCCTGGGTGTGGGCGTTCTCGGCCTCGAGGTAGGCGACGGTGTCGGCGTCGTCGCGGTCCTTCAGCCAGGCGTACTCGTCGACGACGGTGTCGCCATGGACGGTCCGCTCGGCAGGGACCTGCTTCGCCACGGGCGGCGCGGGGATCTCCGTCATGGGCAGACGCTATCGCACCACCACGCCGGCCAACTTGTTCTATTAGAGCTAGAACAATACAATCGAAGCATGCTCATCCGACTCGACCCGGCGTCCGCCGAGCCGCTCTTCGCCCAGTTGGCCGGAGCGGTCCGCGGTGCCATCGCGCGCGGCGAGCTGGCGGCCGGGGAGCGGCTGCCCAGCGCGCGCGAGCTGGCCGAGTCGCTCGGGCTGAACGTCCACACGGTCCTGCACGGCTACCAGCTGCTGCGGGACGAAGGGCTCGTGGAGCTGCGCCGCGGGCGCGGCGCGGTGGTCACCGAGGCCGGCGCGGGCGGCCTGGCGCGGCTGCGCGAGGCCGTCGCCGGCGCCATCGCCGAGGCGCGCCGGCTGGGGCTGAGCGCCGACGAGCTCACCGCATTGATCCGGAAGGAGTACTCATGACGGAGCAGACGACGGGTGGCCCGGGCCGCGGCGTGCTGGCGCGGGCGCTGCTGGCCGCGGCCGGCCTGCCGATCGTGATCGGTGCGGTGGGCGCCGCGCTGGTGCTGAGCTGGCGCGACGAACTGCCGGCGCGGGTCGCCACCCATTGGGGTGCCGACGGGACGGCGGACGGCTTCAGCTCGGTGTCCACGGTGGCCTGGCTGGTCGTGGGGTTCGCCGCCGCGTTCGCCGTCATCGGGGTCGTGCTGGTGCTGGCGGTCCGCGCCGACGCCACCGTCACCCGGGTCGTCGCCGCCACCACGGCCGGCACGACGGCGTTCGTCACGGCGCTGGCCGTCCTGCTGACCGAGCGGCAGCGCGGAACGGCCGATGCCGCCGCCGTCGAGCTGCCCGGCGCGGTCATCGCGCTGGCGCTGGCCGCCGGTGTCGTGGTCGCGGTGCTGGCCGTGGCGCTGACGCCGCGCTGGACGTCGCCGTCACGGCCGCTCGGGCCGCTGCCGCCCGGCGCCACCGAGGCGCCGCACCTGGCCGTCGGGGCCGGCGAGCGGGTGGTCTGGACCCGGT containing:
- a CDS encoding GntR family transcriptional regulator → MLIRLDPASAEPLFAQLAGAVRGAIARGELAAGERLPSARELAESLGLNVHTVLHGYQLLRDEGLVELRRGRGAVVTEAGAGGLARLREAVAGAIAEARRLGLSADELTALIRKEYS
- a CDS encoding DUF1648 domain-containing protein encodes the protein MTEQTTGGPGRGVLARALLAAAGLPIVIGAVGAALVLSWRDELPARVATHWGADGTADGFSSVSTVAWLVVGFAAAFAVIGVVLVLAVRADATVTRVVAATTAGTTAFVTALAVLLTERQRGTADAAAVELPGAVIALALAAGVVVAVLAVALTPRWTSPSRPLGPLPPGATEAPHLAVGAGERVVWTRSAATGGLPAVVLVAGIGVTAVVGVLARQWWVLGIGVALAVLAAAMFSITVTVDERGLTIRGRFGRPRLHTSLDRIARASTVTVRPARDFGGWGYRLSAVGPLKGTRGYVLRGGEALLVERTDGVRTLVTVDDAGTAAALLNALLERRFGGV